The Anas platyrhynchos isolate ZD024472 breed Pekin duck chromosome 10, IASCAAS_PekinDuck_T2T, whole genome shotgun sequence genome segment GGGGTGCAACATCAGATCCTGGGGCTGAGCCAGGAAGGGTGGTGAAGAGCTGAGCTCCCTCCCCACCACAGCTTCTAGGAAGGGGAGTTTCTGGCCAGCGAGGGCTAGCTTGTGCCCATCCAAGCAAACAGCCCCCTCTCAAGGAGCTGGATGGttctggggatggggagggaggaaggctgGAAAAGCCCTGAGCCAGCAGGAAACCTGCGGTGGGAAGTTCTGAGTCAGCTTCAGCTACTGCTTCGCTGAAACCCATCCTCCCCGCAGCCTCCATATGGTTTGCGTGTTTCTCCAGATTCCCTGGAACAAAGCAGAGGGGATGTGTTCCTCAAAAAGAAAGCAtacgctgtgtgtgtctgtgccgggtctgcgtgtgtgtgtgtggtggttttacccaggtAGGCAGCCAAGCCCCACATCTGCTCTCTCACTCTTCCTCCTaaaggggagagaaaatacaatgaaaagggctcaagggttgagggAGAAGAGTTTCTCCGAGTATCTCTCAGAAACACAGGTTCCTCCCATCACAACAACTTTGGCTGAGATTTTCTGCTGGTTCAACAGTGGCCTTAGGCAGATTGGGACTGCCGACCCCACAGAGAAACCGGGTGCCCAGTTACTGCTGTATCAACACTTTGGCATTGTTAGACAACATTTCTGGAGTGCTGAGTCATGCTGTTTGGGTGCTGAGTCATGTCTGCTGGGGTTGCCCCTTCCTGGTCCTGATGacaaagaatcacagagtcacagaaacGGCTGacgttggaagggacctctggaggtcatctgctccagcccccctgccaagcagggtcacctcgTGCACATCACACAGGATCATATCCCAAGTCCCGAGTAGTCCCAAGAAGTCCCAAATAAggttacaatcaaagtttacaatttattaaaggaatagaggtaagcaaacagcgctgggtgcgtcgggagtctctgctccaccaagacgcacaccagttacatcaggcggctggtttttatgctcctaggctccCACATAATCATtattacttctagaaaaggcagggttattataattagttcccggAATCCGAACCCTCCTACTGGCACAtgtgtatcagtctccggtggtccctctgggggtgtctcgtgctgaaggctcgtagtcttcctcccaggctttttttcttgtccttctcctttgtccatcttggccggATATCAAagacttgtgcagcgtcccctgcaagctttgtcttttagtcatccttcagctttccccttctccttaatctcttggccagatatcagaggcttgcatagtgtcccatgcaatcgtcataacagttagcagtcattctgaaacccctttgttctcttatcccctaTTGACACAAAGTGCTGGactattcctttgcaagatacaagaactatacaTGTACATTCCGTTTTTCtgagacttgtggttatacaaggctACGTAAGACAGAAGGACACATTCATACCAtgtggccctagcattgttccataatgccacgaatcagatgaacgcATTTCACATTGGCATCCATCCCTTTGCACTGCTTCTACATAATAAGCAGCCTGGGAGCTCTCCTgctatttctgtgttttctgcaaTTTGCATCCAGAGCAGCATCTCCTCCCTCTGACAGAGCACACTCAGCCGGGGCATGTCCCTGCAGCAGAGCATttgcagcatcccccaggataAACAAACACCAGGGCATCGTATAAGCTGGGCATCTTCCTGTGTCTCAGGTTCCTGCTACCTGGTAAAATATTACAATGCCCCAAGGAGGGGGTGAACCACCCGGGCTTTGCTGGGCCACAGGAGAGGACCGGCCAAGGGAGCAGGGCTGGTCCCTGCCACCCCCAGAACCGATCGCAGATGTCAGGCTCAGATGTCACAATGCATTCTCCACGTGGTTGGGGCAGACCTGCTCAGGAAGGTGAACTGATCCAGTACATCAGCTGGAAGCACTGAGCTTCCCATTGAAACTTGGAAGTACGGTGTGAAGAGGctgaaaaggcttttttttttttttatttctctcaaatACGGCTTGGCACAGGAATTCACTGGTTCGAATCAAGAGACGAATGTTAGAGAGAGCATGCCAGGGAGGTTAGCAAAGTTCTTCCTGAGTTGCTTGCTCTGATTTCACATCCcaggggggctgctgcttcctgacTGAAGATCAGGGAGCAAACACATGTTAGAAATCATCAGCTGCTCAGGCAAACGAGGCCAGGCTGGGGCTTGCTTTAAAGGAACAGCCTCAGGAAAATGAGACCTGGGTCTGGATCTCTGCTGCAGAAGATGGGAACTGGGAAGGAATGCTCTGCTGCTGACCATCCCAAGGGGGGTGTGGGCGAGTCCAGTCTAGGCTAACACAACAGACCTTGCACATACTATCTGTAAAACCTGGGAAACGTGACTGAATTGCACATTTTTCCGTCATGCCTGAAGCAAAGCCAAAGTGAAAATAAGGGGCAGAGTGCAAAATCCCACACAACTCACATTATACAGGCTATCTCTGCCTAGTTTCCCCCCTCTCCAGTGccttgctgatgacacaaacaAGATCTCCTGCTTTTCTGCACTGATTCTGCATCACCCAGTGCTGAGGAAACAAACTGCCAGGCTCAGCTGGCCCAACTCTCCTGCTGCACAGACCAGGAaacattaaaagtaaaaaaaaacaactcagccAGCCTCAGGAGGCAGTTCTTCATCTGGCTCCCACTCAATTTTCTTTGCACAGCTCAAGCTCTGGACCTGCCCTCGCTCATAGGCTTGGCTGCTTTGCAAACCTCCTGTCTTCAAGGCACAGAGAGCAGCCCCAGGCTACTAAGTTCTTGTAGCTCCAGGCATCTACTCACCAGAAGAGCCCAGCTGGGTGCTTGCCCCATCCTACAGAGCAGCAAATGGACCAGGATCACAGCACATGGCTGAGCAGTACCCGGGCTGCTTCTGCACATGCATCCATGTCCCAAATTGCAAATGCATTTGGCTCCTAAAGCCCATCTCCACCACAAGCAGGAGGATGACCATCTCTGCTCTCTCCCCATGCTGGCTGGCTGGCGGCTCTGACAGGCAAACGTTGCCccatgcatgtggggctcctgCAATCCCTCAGTGCATGCAGCCCTCCAACACCCAAGCAGGCAGAATCGCTGCCTGAGACTAGGGCAAGATTTTGCAAGTGTTTTGACCCACAGACGCAcctttttctggttttgcctCCACTTGCTCAACCTGGTTCTGGAAGTTCTGAGCCTTTTTATTGGGAAGAACAACCAGGAGGGTTCAATCTCCTTTTTAGAAATGGATAGCCACCTTTCTCCTTGCTGAGTGCCCTTCCCCAACTCCAACAGAAGCGCCTTGCCTGTGGCAACAGCCATCACTGCATTTGGCATGTCACCTCGCTTGTCTCCCACTTCCAGACACTTGCCAGAGCAGGGACAGTGCCCACACTGGTGCCTGAGCAGATCAATGCCCGTCTCTCGCAGGCTGTGGGCACCATGTCGTGCACTGAGCTGAGGGAAACCACTTGATTTGGCAGGTGCTTTTTGGCTGCAAGATCCCCTTGTCTCAGGAGTATCCTTCTGGGCACAGCACGATTAGATCAGTGATCTAAAGACATTTGTACGGAGCTTGCATTATTCAAGGCTTGGTGAAGTCTTTTAGAAAGCAATAAAAGCAGATAAGGTGACCAGTTACCCACTTTCCCATGTCTGGAAGGTCGTGACTGCTCCTCACGTGGCTCCTCTGCGTGCAGGGCATGCCAGCAGCCTGGAGAGGTCTGACGTGCCTGGCCAGTGCTGCAGGGATTACTGGAAATCTGTGCGTACATAGGGCTAAAATTGGGCTTGGGGATATGAAAGTGCTGAGACTGTGACCCTACCATCAATTCAGAGTAAATCAGGCATGGGTGGAGGGAGGCCCATTGAGGAGACTGCTACAAAACTGCTCCTGGGTGCgtgccctgccagccctgctgcagtgctgggtccAGAGGGTAAGGGCTGGGAGGAAGGACGagggcacaggcagcagcctgagGGGCAAGGAGGGAGCAAATACCAACCCCCCAGGGAGacctgcccaggggctgtggcAGGAAGCCGTTACCTGCAAAACAAAAGTGTCTGCTCTACAAAAAACACGAGGAAGAGTGGGAATGggtgagcagctgggtgggtgggtgggctCCCCAGCATTGCTGCTGTGGCACAGCTGCACCTCTGCACAGCTGAGCACTCCAGGCAAAAAAGAGCTTTTCcctcaaaaacaagcaaacaaataataataataataataataataataataataataataataataataataataataataataataataataataataataataaactaccTTCTAGCTCTAGCTCCTGTGCCTGGGTGCTCAGCAGCCCTTTGCCAGGGTGCAGCACCTCCACAGTGGGTGTGAACTGCTGCAGGGACAACACCTGCTGCCAGGAACGGCCACCAGCGTGAGCCAGGAACATCCACAGGCCACCAAGAACGGCTGGTGCTGTGACCAGACAGCCAGGGGTGATGAGGAAAGGAGAATGAAGGAGGCCCGGGGGTCGCTTCCAGTGCACGGGGACCACCTGCTTCACTGGGATGATTGCCCTAAATCCAGTGCTCCAGGAACAATGAGGCCACCTGTATGGGCCAGAGGAGTTTGCATTATTGAAGCAGGACTGGAAAGATGCTTGAGAGGTTTTAGTTCAAGCTCTTGCTCTGGCACTGAGGGAAGGACAATTCCTATCCCTCCTTACCCTAGCCCACGGCAATTAGGGACCAGAGAGGAAGTTGATGCTTCCCTCCCAGACACACAAAGGGATCAGGGCAGCCACAATGTCTGGTAAGAAGAGCTGCTGGAACTGCTCCTTTCCTTTCAATGAGATCCTACTTGTGAAGAGCTCCCTCTCCCTGAATCCTGACCAGCAGCATGTGGCCCACCGGGGCTTCCCTGCTGGAAATGTGTCTGCAGAAAGACAGCGTTTGCAGGATTCAGTGGAAAAGACAGTGCCACTTCTGGCAGGCAGGGTGAGGAGTGGGCCAAGTtcttttctttaaggaaaaaaaatgccattcaTCGTGTGAGAGTGCTAGAAAAATGAGCCACTGTGTCCCTGCCGAGGGTGGCTGTGACATGAAGACTTGGGAGGGCGATGGGCCACGGGGCAGCTTCTCCCATCGTGGGTTTCACCAGGGTCCAGCCTCTCGCTCCCAGTCAGGCCCTGTTTCACCCTAAACCACAGATTTGCCCCCAGCACACCACTGGGTGCTaccacagctgcctgctggggctgggtgaCAGGCCACGGCTTCCCCATGCCTCATCCTTAGAAGAGAGAAAGCCAAAGCTCTCCTCTGCTTCATCCAAACACCCTTTCCCCTctgccagcccagcaccccGACCCGGGACTGCTTCTCCTCAGCGCTCCCCCGACGGCCCCGGGCCCACCCCCGGCGGGGCCCGCCCCgtgcccgccccgccgccgctcccttCCCCTCAGAGcacggcggcggccgggccaTGGCCCCTCAGCAGCCCCGGCCCGGGCCCTACGGGCTTTCCGCTGCCGGTGGCGGCTCCGAGGCCCTCATGCTGGGGGACGGCCCCGGCGGAGACCCCCgctgggaagggggggggaagcgGCGGAGGCGGCGGTGCTGCGGGCCGCTGTGGGGCAGCGTGGCCGTCATGGCCATCGTCGCCCTGCAGATCGCCTCCACCACCGGCCTCTTCGTCTACTTCACCATGGCCATCTCCAAGGTGAGCCCACCGCCGGGACGAAGCTCGGGAGGGGGCTCGGGGTTCGTGGCGGagccgggctgggggcaggagcccacccagggaggcagggagggggcaccccGAGCCTGGGaagggggctcagcaccctgcagggctgctaAAGCCTCTTTAGGAGCTGGTAGGAGATCGGTCCCAGCACGTAACCACCAGGTGTGACCCTgccccactgctgcctgctggagaCCACCAGTCCCAAGAGCTTCAGGGCCCCCGTCACCATCGCACGGGTGCTGGCCTTGCTGCAACAACCTGATCCTGGTAGCAAAAAGGGAGAAATTGGGAAAAGTCCTGCCCGTGGATGCAGGAGGACAGCCTGTCTGGTGCCCCGTCCAGCATCCTCCGGAGCAGACTCCCCTCCAGGCTTTGTTTCCGTGCCTGGATCCCATGCGGCACCCACTGGGAAGGATTTAcatgaaaagcagcagtgagAGGACGGAAATGTGGGGCAGACAGAGCCTCAGGGAATGTATGAAGGAAGATTGCCACTTGAATTTACCTTTTCGGATGAATTTGGAGGCTATTCAGCAGGTCCCTGCACGGGATCGGTGCTAGGTGTAGGCAATCAGAGCTCAGCACATTTGGGGTCTCTGAACAACCCGGGCAGCCTGTCCTCACCCCagtgcacacacatacaccgGGTCctccccctgccacccccctcccccagttttacagaattttctctcctgcttttcaCTTAATTTAAAGCCTTACCCTGTGCGTGCTTCCCAGGAGGGGAGCCAGACAAGGCGGGCAGAGCGGCTGCCCTCCAAATTGAGAAGTGCTGGTGGCACGGGCAGCCTCGAGGCAATTAGCATCGCAGTGGGGGCCAGGCAGCTGTTAGTGGGGCAGAGGGATAAAAAGCGTGTGGCTGCGGTGCCCGTGGTCATGCTCGTGTTGTGGAGCTCCGTGTGAGCAGCCCCACTGCTTGGAGCTTGACTTCCTCAGCAGGCGCTGTGCATCCACCCACTCAGACAGGCACGTCTCTGCACGActgcagcctggctggccaAATCCACACGAGGCGAAACTGCTCGGGCTACGCTCACCCTTTTGCAGTCATCCAGCTGAACGAGCCACCACACCACTTCCTCTGTGTTCATCACTGCAGCCCACCTCTGAAACACGGCGCTCCAGGGCAAATCCAGCCCGCccaataggagaaaaaaaaggactttttgTCTCATTTCACATAGCTTTTCTGCTGGTACCAGAGCCTCTGCTGATCCCAGTCAAGGGGCAGGCAGCGGTctggtgggagctgcagggcttaGAGCAGGCAGGGACCCTCGGGAAGCACAGGGTGCTGGTGACACTGACATCGAGGCCAAGCCCTGTGTCCTGATCTGGGACAGGCCAAGGTGATAAAGGTGGGATGGGCAAGGTGCTTGTGTTCGTTCCTGGCTCCTGGCACGCTGATTTCAGGGCAGTTGTCCCAGCTGTGCCTTGGTTTTCCCACACCCTATACAGCAGAACAGCAACCAAGCAGCCGGCCGAGCTCACCCCACTGGGACACCGGGGTCAGAAGCGAGCCAGCTGGCAAGGCACAGCTCACCATGCAGCAGCTCACATCGTACGGAAGGAAGGCTTCCCATCCCAAACCACAAGCTAGCAGACTAGGAAAGTTTTTGAGACCTGCCTGGGCTGAGTGCTCGGCCTCCAGCCAGTACAGCTCAGCCCTGCAAGGGGGAAGGTGCGTGAGAACCCCTGACACTGCAGGAGCCAGGCAGTTGAACCCATACACATCCCCTCCAGGGGAATCTCCTCTGCATCCACCAGCCAAGTCACACTCACACACACTGCCTTCGCCTGCTCTGTGCAATCCGTGGATGTCTGGGTGTTTCTGTTCCAGCTCAAAGCCCAGTCACAAGGGAGCCTGGAGGAGCTGAGGTGCCTGCAGCTCATcaaccagcagcaggagggctccAACCTGGAGGAGCTGATCAGCGACCAGTCTTGCCTCAAGCTGGCCAACACCATCAAAGCCTACGTGGCCGTGGTGAGCATGGGCCCATGGGGTTGGGGAAGGTGGGACACACCACAGGAGGGCTCCTGCTTGCCTCCCTGCTTCAGTTTCCCCATCCGTCTCACGAGGGGGTGGCAGAGGCTTGATTTCAGTGGGATCAGAGCAGTGCAGCTGCACGCCAGGccctctgcagctctctgcatcGAGGAGCTGGTAGGGTCCAAAGGCACAgtgtgaaaaatggaaaagatgcgaggagctggggagcagggaatgTCTTTTGCACCTTTAAAACCTTTAAACCATGGggctctttttcttctctaatgGTTCAGGTGACGGAGAACATGGCCCACAGGAGCGTGAAGGGTGAGTTCGTCCTGGCTGAGCAcctggggcaggggatggggctCCGCTCCCTGGTGCTACCAAGCAAGGATCTGTTTGCTCGCACCCAAAGTGCAGCTGGGCAGAGGGAGCCACAGCCCACGCGTGCACTGCTCAGCTTGTGGCCAGggctgccagcaggctgggctgcTCCGGGGCAAACTCCACCAGGCACAGCCCCACGGCTGTGAGCTGGGGTGGGACGGGAGGCACAGACTGTCCCAcggggcagggaaggggctcACATCCCTCAGCATGGGTTGGaggggcagctggggctggttGGAGCCTGGGGAGCCTGTCTACCAAAGGGGCAGCACAGAATGCGAGATAATAATTGACCAGATATTTCCATCCCCAAGTAAACACCCTCTTTGTAGGGTCAGCGAGGCATAGTCCTGCCCAGGTCTTTCTGGTCGCTAAGGACATGCTCTGGTGGCATGGGTCTGGGGGTCCCCATGCACTCTGGCCTCTATAGCCCTTTGTCTCTTTTCTCGCAGAGGCACAGAAGAGCTACTTCAATACCTCGGAGGGACAGGTTCCTCCCAAAACGCCTGGCAAACCCTCAGCACATCTTACCCTCCGCCCGCAGAGCCTGGCCCTGGATGGTGAGTTGGGGATGGCAAGCAGGGCACTGGAGAGTTTCCAGGATGGGAACGGGGAGGAGAGCTCACCCGAAGGGCAGGGGGCTCAGCGTGGGAGGTTGCACTTGGTGGCAGATGGGGAGAGGTTTCTCCTCTCCAGAATGgcagaggttggaagggacctctgaaaaatcacctggtccaacccccctgccaagcaggatcaccttgAGCAAATTGCATGGGTCTCCGGTCCGAGGCCACACTCTTTACCCCCACTCCAAGCTGCACGACCCTGGGAGAGTGAAAGGGCCGTCCCgtcccttcctcctgcccctggAGGATGCTTCCCAGCGCAGTGCCCTCCCCTTGCTGacccttccttctccccaggGATCTCCAAGCGCTTCGGGAACCTCTCCCAGTCCTGCCGCCACGCCATCGCTCGCTGGGAGGACGGCACCATCCACTCCCACCTGCAGAACATCACCTACCGGGACGGCCGGCTGCGGGTCAACCAGGCGGGCAAGTACTACGTCTACTCCCAGATTTACTTTCGCTACCCCAGCGAGGGGGCCAGCACCCGCCTCTCCGGCCCCCAGCTCGTGCAGTGCATCAACTGGAAGACGTCCTACAGCCAGCCCATCCTCCTGCTCAAAGGGGTTGGCACCAAGTGCTGGGCACCCGAGGCAGACTACGGCCTCCACGCTCTCTACCAGGGGGGACTGTTTGACCTCAAGGCCGGCGATGAGCTCTTTGTCTCGGTCTCCTCGCTGGCTATTGATTACAACGACGCAGCAGCCAGCTATTTCGGGGCCTTCCGGCTCGACCTGTGACTGCCTCCTCATCCTCACGCCTCCCCTGTGCCCTTGCCGTGTCGACTCTTCTGTGCGGCCCAGGGCAGCAGCTATTATTTGAGCTGCTGCTGAATGGAGAGCCCCTCCTGGTCCCGTTGCCTTCACTTGTATGGGACAGCAGCCACATGGCCGGGGAGCCTGGCGCAGCGTCGTACCCTGCGTGtctgctggagctgggtgaGACTGCAAGAGCCACACCACCAGTGTACCTTGTAACCACCCCCCCGACCCTCCACAGAGCAGAGGCACAGGGTCACAGCCACAAATGTGAGACCGGTTCTCCCTGTGGAAGGACAACCAACCCCCTGCAACTCTGCATCCACGTTTGGCACAGGCAGGCCCAGCAAACCAGGCTGCGAGGCTCCGGGACCCTGAGCTGGAGGCGTTTGGGGCAGAAGTCAGGATTAGCAGAGAGCAGCGGGACGGTGAGCACTGCTCCGGGGCTGCCCGCCGCCCTGACAGCCTGAAGGCAcagggcagctccagcacccaCTTCCAGAAAGCAGCAAAGGAGTTTCATTTCAGGTTAGTTAGCAACCTGGGCCAGTGCCAGCTATCAGTTTCTGAGGAGCCAAAGAGCAGGGCACAGAGCTGGACTAATTAGCAGCACAAACAACCACACCCAGGCACGTGGCAGAGACGCGCACCTTGCCTCGGTGGATTAGATGTCCTCAATGGCACCGCATCCACAGAGCCCAGGGCACAGCACGTCTTGCTCAGCATCTTCTCTCCACCTCCAAATAGATGTGAATGCATCACACCGAGAGTGCCACACCACCAGGAGCCCAGGGAAGCCCGTCAGAAGAGCAGAAAGCTGGGGGAGCTTCAGCCCCTGGCCCCCTGGCCTGGTCCTCAGCAGCTGGCACAAGCACCAGCACCCGCAGACCCCCTCAGGTGCTTCTTCGTGGCCCACCCAAACCCCTGACAGTGCTGAGGAGATGCTGAACCCCCAGATCAGCTGCTCCTTGGGAACAGCCTGGCCTGGGGCAGCTCCCCATGAGCCTTGTGTGAGAGCAGCGTGCTGCACAGAGGGGTGCCCAGCCCCCTGATGCTAAGCTGTG includes the following:
- the LOC101800948 gene encoding tumor necrosis factor ligand superfamily member 10; this translates as MAPQQPRPGPYGLSAAGGGSEALMLGDGPGGDPRWEGGGKRRRRRCCGPLWGSVAVMAIVALQIASTTGLFVYFTMAISKLKAQSQGSLEELRCLQLINQQQEGSNLEELISDQSCLKLANTIKAYVAVVTENMAHRSVKEAQKSYFNTSEGQVPPKTPGKPSAHLTLRPQSLALDGISKRFGNLSQSCRHAIARWEDGTIHSHLQNITYRDGRLRVNQAGKYYVYSQIYFRYPSEGASTRLSGPQLVQCINWKTSYSQPILLLKGVGTKCWAPEADYGLHALYQGGLFDLKAGDELFVSVSSLAIDYNDAAASYFGAFRLDL